The proteins below come from a single Mercenaria mercenaria strain notata chromosome 3, MADL_Memer_1, whole genome shotgun sequence genomic window:
- the LOC128555867 gene encoding vitellogenin-like produces MDCSPDSSLVVSKPHPQDPSRKIITILTKQRKVEVIPDPTKLEVKVDGTPISMPTHPDIVTLHKDSRRPVVLKKIRDDKIEVKLPHVGLSVVSDGKKVSVKVPQTYWSKLCGVCSSLDSRPEDLNGPQKVRYSDPQQVASAYLIPDSQCDPLPVQKSLGVPEIREKSKHVQPIEKTLTKQRKINGILRTCFSTSPVKKCPTLSIPKGVEDHLVSFYCLRSLSSKADRYLEITKSRILDEVRDKRPDMNENIPMPTHCIKQ; encoded by the exons ATGGACTGTTCTCCAGACAGCTCCCTTGTAGTCAGCAAACCCCATCCGCAGGACCCATCCAGAAAG ATAATTACCATACTGACAAAACAAAGAAAGGTTGAAGTCATACCAGATCCAACAAAACTTGAAGTGAAAGTTGATGGAACGCCCATTAGTATGCCAACACATCCAGACATTGTTAC GTTACACAAGGACAGTAGAAGGccagtagttttgaagaaaatTAGAGATGACAAAATAGAAGTAAAACTACCACATGTTGGCTTGTCTGTTGTTTCAGATGGAAAGAAAGTTTCAGTGAAG gTTCCACAAACATACTGGTCAAAACTGTGTGGTGTGTGTAGTAGCTTAGATAGCAGACCAGAAGACCTCAATGGACCACAGAAAGTTCGATACTCAGACCCACAACAAGTTGCCTCTGCTTACCTCATACCAGACAGCCAGTGTGATCCGCTGCCAGTACAGAAGTCACTAGGTGTTCCAGAAATAAGAGAAAAATCTA AACATGTGCAACCCATCGAAAAAACATTGACAAAGCAGAGGAAAATCAATGGCATACTTAGAACATGTTTCTCAACCAGTCCTGTGAAGAAATGTCCAACATTAAGTATTCCAAAGGGTGTAGAAGATCACCTTGTTTCCTTCTATTGTCTGCGATCCCTAAGCTCCAAGGCAGACAGATATCTTGAGATCACCAAGAGTCGCATCTTAGATGAAGTAAGAGACAAGAGACCTGATATGAATGAAAACATTCCAATGCCAACACActgtataaaacaataa